A stretch of Brevundimonas naejangsanensis DNA encodes these proteins:
- a CDS encoding carbon-nitrogen hydrolase family protein, translating into MAETLDIALVQTRTPATAAAGLVHVEPLIRRAAAEGAKLIATPEGTNLLEQRRALRDAALADEAADPAVAGLKGLAAELGVWLAVGSVLVRSGVEGDARAANRSLLLDPTGAVAARYDKLHVFDVDLPGGETYRESAAVRPGEAAVVADTPWGRLGLSICYDVRFPHLYRGLAKAGASLIAVPAAFTRPTGEAHWETLLRARAIETGAFVLAPAQGGTHEDGRRTWGRSLVVDPWGQVIARADHDEPCLVHAKLDMSAVERARGAVPSLLHDRDFDLPTP; encoded by the coding sequence ATGGCTGAAACGCTCGACATCGCCCTGGTCCAGACGCGCACGCCGGCGACGGCGGCCGCGGGGCTGGTGCATGTCGAGCCCCTGATCCGCCGGGCGGCGGCCGAGGGCGCGAAGCTGATCGCGACGCCCGAGGGGACCAACCTCCTGGAGCAGCGTCGGGCCTTGCGCGACGCCGCCCTGGCGGACGAGGCCGCCGATCCCGCCGTCGCTGGGCTGAAGGGCCTGGCCGCCGAGCTGGGCGTCTGGCTGGCGGTCGGCTCGGTCCTGGTGCGCTCGGGGGTCGAGGGCGACGCCCGCGCCGCCAACCGCTCCCTGCTGCTCGACCCGACCGGCGCCGTCGCCGCCCGCTATGACAAGCTGCACGTCTTCGACGTCGACCTGCCGGGCGGCGAGACCTATCGCGAGAGCGCTGCGGTGCGGCCGGGCGAGGCGGCCGTGGTCGCCGACACCCCCTGGGGGCGGCTGGGCCTCAGCATCTGCTACGACGTGCGCTTCCCGCATCTGTATCGCGGCCTGGCCAAGGCGGGGGCCTCGCTGATCGCCGTCCCGGCCGCCTTCACCCGCCCGACCGGCGAGGCGCACTGGGAGACCCTGCTGCGCGCCCGCGCCATCGAGACGGGGGCCTTCGTCCTGGCCCCGGCCCAGGGCGGGACGCACGAGGACGGCCGCCGGACCTGGGGCCGCTCCCTGGTCGTCGACCCCTGGGGCCAGGTCATCGCCCGCGCCGACCACGACGAGCCTTGCCTTGTCCACGCAAAGCTGGACATGAGCGCCGTGGAGCGGGCGCGCGGCGCGGTGCCGTCCCTGCTCCACGACCGCGATTTCGACCTGCCGACGCCATGA
- a CDS encoding aspartate kinase: MTRADTNRLVMKFGGTSMADLERIRRAARIVAAEAARGKGVAVVVSAMAGKTNELVAWTDGVGAAAPGLYGDGALSDDEYDVVVASGEQVTSGLLALTLRNMGLKARSWMGWQIPILTDDAHGRARIEDVQGDALGAAVDAGEIAIVPGFQGVTRDGRITTLGRGGSDTSAVAVAAALGAPCDIYTDVDGVYTTDPRIQSRARRLERVSYEEMLEMASLGAKVLQTRSVELAMHKRVPVRVLSSFIEPDENGNLPQHAGTLICDEDEIVEKRIVSGVTMSRDEARITLLGLSDRTDAPADVFTRLAEAEVNVDMIVQSQARTEGAVNLTFTTGRRDARRAADLMTAAKAEIGFEELRVDDDVAKVSVIGVGMRSHAGVAQTMFRALADKGIKFQAISTSEIKISVLIDSDYAELAVRALHAAYGLDAD; encoded by the coding sequence ATGACGCGGGCCGACACGAACCGGTTGGTGATGAAGTTCGGCGGCACCTCCATGGCCGACCTGGAACGCATCCGTCGTGCGGCGCGCATCGTCGCCGCCGAGGCCGCCAGGGGCAAGGGCGTCGCCGTGGTCGTCTCGGCCATGGCGGGCAAGACCAATGAGCTGGTGGCCTGGACCGACGGCGTCGGCGCCGCCGCGCCGGGCCTCTACGGCGACGGCGCCCTGTCGGACGACGAATATGACGTGGTGGTCGCCTCGGGCGAGCAGGTGACCTCGGGCCTGCTGGCCCTGACCCTGCGCAACATGGGCCTGAAGGCGCGCAGCTGGATGGGCTGGCAGATTCCGATCCTGACCGACGACGCCCACGGCCGCGCCCGCATCGAGGACGTGCAGGGCGACGCGCTGGGCGCCGCCGTCGACGCGGGCGAGATCGCCATCGTGCCGGGCTTCCAGGGCGTGACCCGCGACGGGCGCATCACCACCCTGGGCCGGGGCGGCTCGGACACCTCGGCCGTGGCGGTCGCCGCGGCGCTCGGCGCGCCGTGCGACATCTACACCGACGTGGACGGCGTCTATACGACCGACCCGCGCATCCAGAGCCGCGCACGGCGGCTGGAGCGCGTCTCCTACGAGGAGATGCTGGAAATGGCGTCGCTCGGCGCCAAGGTGCTGCAGACCCGCTCGGTCGAGCTGGCCATGCACAAGCGCGTGCCGGTGCGCGTCCTGTCCAGCTTCATCGAGCCGGATGAAAACGGAAACCTGCCGCAACACGCCGGCACCCTGATTTGCGACGAGGATGAGATCGTGGAAAAGCGCATCGTTTCCGGCGTGACCATGAGCCGGGACGAAGCCCGGATCACGCTGCTGGGCCTGTCGGACCGCACGGACGCCCCGGCCGACGTCTTCACCCGCCTGGCCGAGGCGGAGGTCAACGTCGACATGATCGTGCAGAGCCAGGCCCGCACCGAAGGCGCGGTCAACCTGACCTTCACCACGGGCCGCCGCGACGCGCGCCGCGCCGCGGACCTGATGACCGCCGCGAAGGCCGAGATCGGCTTCGAGGAGCTGCGCGTCGACGACGACGTGGCCAAGGTCTCGGTCATCGGCGTCGGCATGCGCAGCCACGCCGGCGTGGCCCAGACCATGTTCCGCGCCCTGGCCGACAAGGGCATCAAGTTCCAGGCCATCTCCACCTCGGAGATCAAGATCAGCGTGCTGATCGATTCGGACTACGCCGAACTGGCGGTGCGGGCGCTGCACGCCGCCTATGGATTGGACGCGGACTAG
- a CDS encoding DUF6265 family protein has translation MSLMIALAAAALQTASAPAPDLSWLAGYWLDCSGGREASETWSDPRAGLIVGHTVTVRNGRSGFESARIGPLPDGGLAYFAQPGGAPVTVFRLVDSGPNRVVFANPDHDFPRRILYERAGDVLTARIEGAADDENRSAQWRFNRAELNARCPH, from the coding sequence ATGTCCCTGATGATCGCCCTGGCCGCGGCCGCGCTGCAGACGGCGTCAGCTCCGGCCCCCGACCTGTCCTGGCTGGCCGGCTACTGGCTGGACTGCTCCGGCGGGCGCGAGGCGTCCGAGACCTGGAGCGACCCGCGCGCGGGTCTGATCGTCGGCCACACGGTGACGGTGCGCAACGGCCGCAGCGGCTTCGAGAGCGCCCGCATCGGACCCTTGCCGGACGGCGGCCTGGCCTATTTCGCCCAACCCGGCGGGGCGCCCGTGACGGTCTTCCGCCTGGTCGACAGCGGTCCGAACCGCGTCGTCTTCGCCAATCCGGACCACGATTTTCCACGCCGCATCCTCTATGAGCGCGCGGGTGATGTGCTGACCGCCCGGATCGAAGGGGCGGCCGACGACGAGAACCGGAGCGCGCAATGGCGATTCAACAGGGCGGAGCTGAACGCCCGCTGTCCTCATTGA
- the ubiG gene encoding bifunctional 2-polyprenyl-6-hydroxyphenol methylase/3-demethylubiquinol 3-O-methyltransferase UbiG, protein MPASTDSLDPRKPQSEEGFSSFATDRAEGPSIDPADVARFSAQAAEWWDPKGPFAPLHRFNPARLKFVRDRAAEHFDRDVRARAPFAGLSLIDIGCGGGLIAEPMRRMGFDVTAIDASSENIGTARAHADQVGLDIAYRAATVEQMVEAGAGPFDVVLTLEVIEHVADPEAFIRACSKLIKPGGMMIVATLNRTLKGLLLGKVAAEYVLRWVPAGTHDWRQFLKPEELRAMLDGEPLTVTGPYGLAYDPLNDRWSEGDDVGINYMMMATRAA, encoded by the coding sequence ATGCCCGCTTCTACCGACAGCCTCGATCCGCGCAAACCCCAAAGCGAAGAGGGTTTTTCATCCTTTGCTACTGATCGTGCCGAAGGGCCGAGCATTGATCCTGCCGACGTCGCCCGTTTTTCCGCCCAGGCGGCCGAATGGTGGGACCCCAAGGGCCCCTTCGCCCCCCTGCACCGCTTCAATCCCGCGCGGCTGAAATTCGTGCGCGACCGGGCCGCCGAACACTTCGACCGCGACGTGCGCGCGCGGGCGCCCTTCGCCGGGCTCAGCCTGATCGACATCGGCTGCGGCGGCGGGCTGATCGCCGAGCCGATGCGGCGGATGGGCTTCGACGTCACCGCCATCGACGCCTCGTCCGAGAACATCGGCACGGCCCGCGCCCATGCCGACCAGGTCGGGCTGGACATCGCCTATCGCGCCGCCACGGTGGAGCAGATGGTCGAGGCCGGCGCCGGACCGTTCGACGTGGTCCTGACCCTGGAAGTGATCGAGCACGTCGCCGACCCGGAGGCCTTCATCCGCGCCTGCTCGAAGCTGATCAAGCCGGGCGGGATGATGATCGTCGCCACCCTGAACCGCACGCTGAAAGGGCTGCTGCTGGGCAAGGTCGCGGCGGAATACGTGCTGCGCTGGGTGCCCGCCGGGACCCACGACTGGCGCCAGTTCCTCAAGCCCGAGGAACTGCGCGCCATGCTGGATGGCGAGCCCCTGACCGTCACCGGCCCCTATGGCCTGGCCTATGACCCGCTGAACGACCGCTGGAGCGAGGGCGACGACGTGGGCATCAACTATATGATGATGGCGACGCGGGCCGCCTGA
- the ptsP gene encoding phosphoenolpyruvate--protein phosphotransferase has translation MGKGAVVTARGPRLLLRQIREALAGAHGAVPAQDRLNMVVRIIARSMVAEVCSIYLRRASGELELFATEGLNPEAVHNTRLRPGEGLVGEVARLAQPISLSDAPSHPSFSYRPETGEDPFHAFLGAPLLRGGRAIGVLVVQNRAARRYDEEEVEDIQTIAMVLAETVASGELLAQAELRDVEVAPHRPERLRGQKFAEGLSFGRAVLHEAPLAPEQLLSDDPVAEEARLQQALDELRSSIDALLEGSQGKLGGTPYEVLETYRMFADDRGWNRSLEEAVRSGLTAEAAVDRVRNEHRARFANARDPYIRERLHDFEDLANRLLRVLAGDNPGQRDLPDDAILVARNLGPADLLEYPRHKLRGLLLEEGSAASHAAIVARALQIPCVGRLQGLRDRLSEGDQVIVDGETGEAYLRPRPDMLAAVESRMAVREQRRAEFDQLRDIPAVTRDGQRITLLTNAGLAVDLENLDATGAEGIGLFRTEFQFMVSDELPRLTAQTALYKLVLDAAGDRPVTFRTLDIGGDKVLPYLENEREENPALGRRAVRLGLDRPALLRMQLRALLTAAAGRELRVMFPMIATVDEFRAARELVDVECDWARRRGRPLPSLLRVGAMIECPSLLWHLDALLPLTDFVSVGTNDLMQYMFAADRTNPLVSDRYDPLSPPALRALAEIQQKCADSATPVSVCGELAGRPLEAFALITLGYNRLSAPAGGVGPVKRMILSADLNAARRGMNVLLGSSAGSVRGEIESLARKLNVDV, from the coding sequence ATGGGCAAGGGCGCGGTAGTGACGGCGAGGGGGCCGCGTCTCCTGCTGCGTCAGATCCGCGAGGCCCTGGCCGGCGCCCATGGCGCCGTCCCCGCCCAGGATCGCCTGAACATGGTGGTCCGCATCATCGCCCGGTCCATGGTGGCCGAGGTCTGCTCCATCTATCTGCGGCGCGCTTCGGGCGAGCTCGAACTGTTCGCCACCGAGGGTCTGAACCCCGAGGCCGTGCACAACACCCGCCTGCGCCCCGGCGAGGGCCTGGTCGGCGAGGTGGCCCGCCTGGCCCAGCCGATCAGCCTGTCCGACGCCCCGTCGCACCCCAGCTTCTCCTATCGCCCCGAGACGGGCGAAGACCCCTTCCACGCCTTCCTCGGCGCGCCGCTGCTGCGCGGCGGCCGGGCCATCGGCGTCCTGGTCGTCCAGAACCGCGCCGCCCGTCGCTATGACGAGGAAGAGGTCGAGGACATCCAGACCATCGCCATGGTCCTGGCCGAGACGGTCGCCTCGGGCGAGCTTCTGGCCCAGGCCGAGCTGCGCGACGTCGAGGTGGCGCCCCACCGGCCCGAACGCCTGCGCGGTCAGAAGTTCGCCGAGGGCCTGTCCTTCGGCCGGGCGGTCCTGCACGAGGCGCCCCTGGCCCCCGAGCAGCTGCTGTCCGACGACCCCGTGGCCGAGGAGGCCCGGCTTCAGCAGGCCCTGGACGAACTGCGCTCCAGCATCGACGCCCTGCTGGAAGGCAGCCAGGGCAAGCTGGGCGGCACGCCTTACGAAGTGCTCGAGACCTATCGGATGTTCGCCGACGACCGGGGCTGGAACCGGTCGCTGGAGGAGGCGGTGCGCTCGGGCCTGACGGCCGAGGCCGCCGTCGACCGCGTCCGCAACGAGCACCGCGCCCGCTTCGCCAACGCCCGCGACCCCTATATCCGCGAGCGGCTGCACGACTTCGAGGACCTGGCCAACCGCCTGCTGCGGGTGTTGGCGGGCGACAATCCGGGCCAGCGCGACCTGCCCGACGACGCCATCCTGGTGGCGCGCAACCTGGGTCCGGCCGACCTGTTGGAGTATCCGCGTCACAAGCTGCGCGGCCTGCTGCTAGAAGAAGGCTCGGCCGCCAGCCACGCGGCCATCGTCGCCCGCGCCCTGCAGATTCCCTGCGTCGGCCGCCTGCAGGGCCTGCGCGACCGCCTGTCCGAGGGCGATCAGGTCATCGTCGACGGGGAGACGGGCGAAGCCTATCTGCGGCCCCGCCCCGATATGCTGGCGGCGGTCGAGAGCCGCATGGCCGTGCGCGAGCAGCGCCGCGCCGAGTTCGACCAGCTGCGCGACATCCCGGCCGTCACCCGGGACGGCCAGCGCATCACCCTGCTGACCAACGCCGGCCTGGCCGTGGACCTGGAGAATCTGGACGCGACGGGGGCCGAGGGCATCGGCCTGTTCCGCACCGAGTTCCAGTTCATGGTCTCGGACGAACTGCCCCGGCTGACCGCCCAGACGGCGCTCTACAAGCTGGTGCTGGACGCGGCGGGCGACCGGCCCGTCACCTTCCGCACCCTGGACATCGGCGGCGACAAGGTCCTGCCCTATCTGGAGAACGAGCGCGAGGAGAACCCCGCCCTGGGTCGTCGCGCCGTCCGGCTGGGCCTCGATCGTCCGGCCCTGCTGCGGATGCAGCTGCGCGCCCTGCTGACCGCCGCCGCCGGGCGCGAGCTGCGCGTCATGTTCCCCATGATCGCCACGGTGGACGAGTTCCGCGCCGCGCGCGAACTGGTCGATGTCGAATGCGATTGGGCGCGGCGTCGCGGGCGGCCCCTGCCGTCCCTGCTGCGCGTCGGGGCCATGATCGAATGCCCCAGCCTGCTGTGGCATCTGGACGCCCTGCTGCCGCTGACCGACTTCGTCTCGGTCGGCACCAACGACCTGATGCAGTATATGTTCGCCGCCGACCGGACCAATCCGCTGGTGTCGGACCGCTACGACCCCCTGTCGCCGCCCGCCCTGCGCGCCCTGGCCGAGATCCAGCAGAAGTGCGCCGACAGCGCCACGCCCGTCTCGGTCTGCGGCGAACTGGCGGGCCGCCCGCTGGAGGCTTTCGCCCTGATCACCCTGGGCTACAACCGGCTGTCGGCGCCCGCCGGCGGGGTGGGGCCGGTCAAGCGGATGATCCTGTCGGCCGACCTGAACGCGGCCCGACGCGGCATGAACGTGCTGCTGGGCTCCTCGGCCGGCTCGGTGCGCGGCGAGATCGAATCCCTGGCCCGCAAGCTGAACGTCGACGTCTGA
- a CDS encoding ComF family protein has product MSVQDGGWRGRLKGVIAPLASGGRDAGRVLLDLLLPPLAHDSRAAAASAGLSPDAWSRVAFLEAPVCDGCGAAFEYDGGDFASERCAACLAAPYAFARARAACVYDEASRAVILKFKHGDQQQFAPLFARWISRSAAPLIETADAVVPVPLHRSRLLARRFNQAAEVARPLARAARLDYLPDALARARPTASQGGKSARGRRLNVRQAFSVTEAGRRRIKGRRILLVDDVLTTGATAEACARALIAAGARAVDLAVIARVRTAREPPK; this is encoded by the coding sequence ATGTCGGTTCAGGATGGGGGCTGGCGAGGTCGATTAAAAGGCGTGATCGCGCCTTTAGCATCCGGCGGGCGCGATGCGGGACGAGTCCTGCTCGACCTGCTGCTGCCGCCCCTGGCTCACGACAGCCGCGCGGCGGCCGCCTCGGCGGGCCTGTCGCCCGACGCCTGGAGCCGGGTCGCCTTTCTGGAGGCCCCGGTCTGCGACGGCTGTGGCGCGGCCTTTGAATACGACGGCGGGGATTTCGCGTCCGAGCGCTGCGCCGCCTGCCTGGCCGCCCCCTATGCCTTCGCACGCGCCCGGGCCGCCTGCGTCTATGACGAGGCCTCGCGCGCTGTGATCCTGAAGTTCAAGCACGGCGACCAGCAGCAGTTCGCCCCCCTGTTCGCGCGCTGGATCAGCCGTTCGGCCGCGCCCCTGATCGAGACGGCCGACGCCGTGGTCCCCGTGCCCCTGCATCGCTCGCGCCTGCTGGCCCGCCGCTTCAACCAGGCCGCCGAGGTGGCCCGGCCCCTGGCCCGCGCCGCCCGGCTCGACTACCTGCCCGACGCCCTGGCGCGGGCCCGGCCCACCGCCAGCCAGGGCGGCAAGTCGGCGCGCGGCCGCCGCCTGAACGTGCGTCAGGCCTTTTCCGTCACCGAGGCGGGGCGGCGGCGGATCAAGGGGCGGCGGATCCTTCTGGTCGACGACGTGCTGACGACCGGGGCCACGGCCGAGGCCTGCGCGCGGGCGCTGATCGCGGCCGGCGCCCGCGCCGTGGACCTGGCGGTGATCGCGAGGGTGCGAACCGCGCGCGAACCGCCTAAATGA
- a CDS encoding DUF1178 family protein gives MIRYALSCDHDHGFEAWFASSSDFDDQAGRGLIECPFCGSTVVRKQVMAPAVSGTKKTAPSPDAMARMQGMMMQAAREVRDHVERNFDYVGDAFAREARDIHEGRSEKREIYGEATPAEIKKLKDDGVPCAPLPSLPPDPKKAN, from the coding sequence ATGATCCGCTACGCCCTGTCCTGTGACCACGACCACGGCTTCGAGGCCTGGTTCGCCTCCTCGTCCGACTTCGACGACCAGGCGGGGCGCGGCCTGATCGAATGCCCCTTCTGCGGCTCGACCGTCGTGCGCAAGCAGGTGATGGCCCCGGCCGTTTCCGGCACCAAGAAGACCGCGCCCTCGCCCGACGCCATGGCGCGGATGCAGGGCATGATGATGCAGGCCGCGCGCGAGGTGCGCGACCACGTCGAGCGGAATTTCGACTACGTTGGCGACGCCTTCGCCCGCGAGGCCCGCGACATCCACGAAGGCCGCAGCGAGAAGCGCGAAATCTACGGCGAGGCCACCCCCGCCGAGATCAAGAAGCTCAAGGACGACGGCGTGCCCTGCGCTCCCCTGCCCAGCCTGCCGCCCGACCCCAAGAAGGCGAACTGA
- the grxC gene encoding glutaredoxin 3 — MAEVVIYTKPGCPYCVRAMALLDRKGAAYTEIVASNDPDKKAEMVERSGGAATFPQIFIDGKHVGGSDDIHALDRKGGLDPLLAA, encoded by the coding sequence TTGGCTGAAGTCGTCATCTACACCAAGCCCGGCTGCCCCTATTGCGTCCGCGCCATGGCCCTGCTGGACCGCAAGGGCGCGGCCTACACCGAGATCGTCGCCTCCAACGATCCCGACAAGAAGGCCGAGATGGTGGAGCGGTCGGGCGGCGCGGCCACCTTCCCGCAGATCTTCATCGACGGAAAGCACGTCGGCGGCTCGGACGACATCCACGCCCTGGACCGCAAGGGCGGGCTCGATCCCCTGCTGGCGGCCTGA
- a CDS encoding GNAT family N-acetyltransferase, translating into MAIQQGGAERPLSSLTWRPMTPDDLDGVVAVAQLSFPDHPEERACFANRLALHPEGCFVLAAEAGPVMGYLVAYPWRRNAAPPLNVLIDAIPADAEVLYLHDLALHPDTRGGGCTRPVIERLAEQAGAAGWPAIALVAVNDASAFWSRNGFEIQTPPGMAEKLASYGDDARYMVRPL; encoded by the coding sequence ATGGCGATTCAACAGGGCGGAGCTGAACGCCCGCTGTCCTCATTGACCTGGCGGCCGATGACGCCGGACGACCTCGACGGCGTGGTCGCGGTGGCCCAGCTGTCCTTCCCCGATCATCCGGAAGAGCGCGCCTGCTTCGCCAACCGCCTGGCGCTGCATCCCGAGGGCTGCTTCGTCCTGGCCGCCGAGGCCGGGCCGGTCATGGGCTATCTGGTCGCCTATCCGTGGCGGCGGAACGCGGCGCCGCCGCTGAACGTGCTGATCGACGCCATCCCCGCCGACGCCGAGGTCCTCTATCTGCACGACCTGGCCCTGCACCCGGACACGCGCGGCGGCGGCTGCACCAGGCCTGTGATCGAGCGCTTGGCCGAACAGGCCGGGGCCGCGGGCTGGCCGGCCATCGCCCTGGTGGCGGTCAACGACGCCTCGGCCTTCTGGAGCCGCAACGGCTTCGAGATCCAGACCCCGCCCGGCATGGCCGAGAAGCTGGCCAGCTACGGCGACGACGCCCGCTACATGGTCCGGCCGCTCTGA